The proteins below are encoded in one region of Silene latifolia isolate original U9 population chromosome 2, ASM4854445v1, whole genome shotgun sequence:
- the LOC141641528 gene encoding putative calcium-binding protein CML18, producing the protein MAALNHTATDETITDEVARIFAKFDENGDGLISATELRGLLHSLGSKTTTEEVAAMMAEMDKDGDGYVDLTEFAAFHAASGGNVGSTTELREAFSMFDKDGNGRISARELHAVLKSLGEKCSLKDCSKMIQSVDADGDGHVDFEEFKKMMANGLMT; encoded by the coding sequence atggcggCGTTGAATCACACTGCAACCGACGAGACAATAACAGACGAAGTCGCGAGAATCTTCGCGAAATTCGACGAAAACGGCGACGGATTGATTTCTGCAACGGAGCTCCGCGGCCTATTACATTCTCTAGGATCGAAGACGACTACCGAAGAAGTGGCGGCAATGATGGCGGAGATGGACAAAGACGGAGACGGTTACGTCGATCTAACTGAATTCGCCGCGTTTCACGCCGCATCAGGAGGAAACGTTGGTTCCACCACCGAACTTCGAGAAGCTTTCAGTATGTTTGATAAGGACGGTAATGGAAGGATCTCGGCACGTGAGTTGCACGCGGTGTTGAAGAGTTTAGGAGAAAAGTGTTCGTTGAAGGATTGTTCTAAGATGATCCAATCTGTTGATGCTGATGGTGACGGTCATGTTGATTTCGAGGAGTTTAAGAAGATGATGGCTAACGGATTGATGACCTAA